From Streptomyces sp. GSL17-111, one genomic window encodes:
- a CDS encoding inorganic diphosphatase produces the protein MEFDVTIEIPKGSRNKYEVDHETGRIRLDRHLFTSTVYPADYGFVDGTLGEDGDPLDALVLLDEPTFPGCIIKCRAIGMFRMTDEAGGDDKLLCVPASDPRMEHLRDIHHVSEFDRLEIQHFFEVYKDLEPGKSVEGANWVGRTDAEAEVEASVKRLEASGGAH, from the coding sequence GTGGAGTTCGACGTCACCATCGAGATCCCGAAGGGTTCGCGGAACAAGTACGAGGTGGATCACGAGACCGGGCGCATCCGCCTGGACCGTCACCTGTTCACCTCGACCGTCTACCCGGCCGACTACGGGTTCGTCGACGGCACCCTGGGCGAGGACGGCGACCCCCTCGACGCGCTCGTGCTGCTGGACGAGCCGACGTTCCCGGGCTGCATCATCAAGTGCCGTGCCATCGGCATGTTCCGGATGACGGACGAGGCGGGCGGCGACGACAAGCTGCTCTGCGTCCCCGCGTCCGACCCGCGCATGGAGCACCTGCGCGACATCCACCACGTGTCGGAGTTCGACCGGCTGGAGATCCAGCACTTCTTCGAGGTCTACAAGGACCTGGAGCCCGGCAAGTCGGTGGAGGGCGCCAACTGGGTCGGCCGGACCGACGCGGAGGCCGAGGTCGAGGCGTCGGTGAAGCGGCTGGAGGCCAGCGGCGGCGCGCACTGA
- the dacB gene encoding D-alanyl-D-alanine carboxypeptidase/D-alanyl-D-alanine endopeptidase, producing MRGTAGDGSNSTFRGTAWRAGTAWARRVRRRWRTVPPERRTLGLTAGSAAVGLAVSLGAVAAAGPWDSGQRTAERSRAVSQEPDSGVRHTDDARPPGRAGANAPEPAPSAAPVLGPVGPEGAPPTRAGLAEALEDGLDDEALGKTVTASVVDVATGRVLFRSGGDRPVVPASTIKLATATAALTALGPDHRLATRTVWDEEERRVVLVGGGDPTLDEKRLAALADATAEAVREAGLKPRAVAYDVSRWTGPARHPIGVNTNIAPLSPLMLNAARTDDSTSGPAPRAADPAEAAADRFAALLAERDVTTRTTAKAKAPRDARELAVSRSAPLSALVERMLTRSDNDLAEALARHTATAVGESADFDGARAATADVLGGLELPVDGARFADGSGLSRDSRLTATFLASLLATAAHPDHPELRPVLTGLPVAGFTGTLGGRYTGETTRDAAGLIRAKTGTLTGVNALAGTVVDADGRLLSFAFLTTGSQERAAAHAALDRLAATVAACGCR from the coding sequence GTGCGCGGTACGGCCGGTGACGGATCGAACAGCACGTTCCGTGGCACGGCCTGGCGGGCCGGTACGGCGTGGGCCCGGCGCGTCCGACGGCGCTGGCGGACGGTGCCGCCCGAGCGGCGGACCCTCGGGCTGACGGCGGGTTCGGCCGCCGTCGGCCTCGCGGTGTCCCTGGGCGCGGTGGCCGCCGCGGGACCGTGGGACTCGGGTCAGCGTACGGCCGAACGCTCCCGCGCGGTCAGCCAGGAGCCGGACAGTGGCGTGCGCCACACCGACGACGCCCGCCCGCCCGGCCGGGCCGGGGCGAACGCCCCCGAACCGGCCCCGAGCGCCGCCCCCGTCCTGGGCCCGGTGGGGCCGGAGGGCGCCCCGCCCACCCGCGCGGGGCTGGCCGAGGCGCTGGAGGACGGCCTCGACGACGAGGCCCTGGGGAAGACGGTGACCGCCTCCGTCGTCGACGTGGCGACCGGCCGGGTGCTGTTCCGGTCCGGCGGCGACCGGCCCGTCGTCCCGGCGTCCACCATCAAGCTGGCCACCGCGACCGCCGCGCTCACGGCGCTCGGCCCCGACCACCGGCTGGCGACCCGCACGGTGTGGGACGAGGAGGAGCGCCGCGTCGTCCTGGTCGGCGGCGGCGACCCGACCCTGGACGAGAAGCGCCTGGCCGCCCTGGCCGACGCCACGGCCGAGGCCGTCCGGGAGGCCGGGCTGAAGCCACGCGCCGTCGCCTACGACGTCTCCCGCTGGACGGGCCCCGCCCGGCACCCCATCGGCGTCAACACCAACATCGCGCCGCTGAGCCCGCTGATGCTCAACGCCGCCCGCACCGACGACTCGACCAGCGGCCCGGCGCCCCGCGCCGCCGACCCGGCCGAGGCGGCCGCCGACCGCTTCGCCGCCCTGCTCGCCGAGCGGGACGTCACCACGCGCACGACGGCGAAAGCGAAGGCGCCCCGGGACGCCCGGGAGCTGGCCGTCTCCCGCTCGGCGCCGCTGTCCGCCCTGGTGGAGCGCATGCTCACGCGCAGCGACAACGACCTCGCCGAGGCCCTCGCCCGGCACACCGCCACCGCCGTCGGCGAGTCCGCCGACTTCGACGGCGCCCGGGCGGCCACCGCCGACGTCCTCGGCGGCCTGGAGCTGCCCGTCGACGGCGCGCGGTTCGCGGACGGCAGCGGGCTCAGCCGGGACAGCCGGCTGACGGCGACGTTCCTGGCCTCGCTGCTGGCCACCGCCGCCCACCCGGACCACCCCGAGCTGCGTCCCGTCCTCACCGGCCTGCCCGTCGCCGGCTTCACCGGCACCCTCGGCGGCCGGTACACCGGTGAGACCACCCGGGACGCCGCCGGGCTGATCCGCGCCAAGACGGGCACCCTCACGGGGGTGAACGCCCTGGCGGGCACCGTCGTGGACGCCGACGGGCGGCTGCTGTCCTTCGCCTTCCTCACCACCGGCTCCCAGGAGCGTGCCGCCGCGCACGCCGCGCTGGACCGGCTCGCGGCCACCGTGGCCGCCTGCGGCTGCCGCTGA
- the tilS gene encoding tRNA lysidine(34) synthetase TilS produces MGPHPAVAAIRLAVRRTLQDVLADTADGTAVPAASPPPPAPLVLVACSGGADSMALASALAFEAPRLGLRAGGVTVDHGLQDGSDVRADEVAERLTALGLAPVETVAVTVGRGAGPEAAARQARYAALDAAALRSGAVCVLLGHTRDDQAETVLLGLARGSGTRSLAGMAAVSASPAGGSGAERRYRRPFLAVDRQTTRRACMVQSLPVWDDPHNADPAFTRSRVRHEAMPTLEKALGKGVIEALARTAQLSRDDADALDAWAAQAERTVRVTPSGGPEHGGATRQAHAVVLDVTPLGALPPAVRRRVLRRAAVDAGAPSGSLFARHVEETDRLVTGWRGQRAINLPGRVVALRQGGTLVIRQSES; encoded by the coding sequence ATGGGTCCTCATCCCGCGGTCGCCGCGATACGCCTGGCGGTCCGCCGCACCCTTCAGGACGTGCTCGCCGACACGGCGGACGGCACGGCCGTCCCCGCCGCGTCCCCACCCCCGCCCGCCCCCCTCGTGCTGGTGGCCTGCTCCGGCGGTGCGGACTCCATGGCACTCGCCTCCGCCCTCGCCTTCGAGGCGCCCCGGCTCGGCCTGCGGGCCGGCGGCGTGACCGTCGACCACGGGCTGCAGGACGGTTCGGACGTCCGGGCCGACGAGGTCGCCGAACGCCTCACCGCCCTCGGTCTCGCGCCCGTGGAGACGGTCGCCGTCACGGTGGGGCGCGGCGCCGGGCCCGAGGCCGCCGCCCGGCAGGCCCGCTACGCGGCGCTGGACGCCGCCGCCCTCCGCTCCGGCGCCGTCTGCGTCCTCCTCGGGCACACCCGGGACGACCAGGCGGAGACGGTGCTGCTCGGCCTCGCCCGCGGCTCAGGCACCCGTTCGCTGGCCGGGATGGCCGCCGTCTCCGCCTCACCGGCGGGCGGCTCCGGGGCCGAGCGCCGCTACCGCCGCCCGTTCCTCGCCGTCGACCGGCAGACGACACGCCGCGCGTGCATGGTCCAGTCGCTTCCCGTCTGGGACGACCCGCACAACGCCGACCCGGCGTTCACCCGTTCGCGGGTACGTCACGAGGCGATGCCCACGCTGGAGAAGGCCCTGGGCAAGGGCGTCATCGAGGCGCTGGCGCGCACCGCCCAGCTCTCCCGGGACGACGCGGACGCCCTGGACGCCTGGGCCGCGCAGGCCGAACGGACCGTCCGTGTCACCCCCTCCGGGGGGCCCGAGCACGGCGGCGCGACGCGACAGGCGCACGCCGTCGTGCTGGACGTCACACCGCTGGGCGCGCTGCCGCCCGCCGTCCGGCGCCGGGTGCTGCGCCGGGCCGCCGTGGACGCCGGCGCCCCCTCGGGTTCCCTCTTCGCACGGCACGTGGAGGAGACGGACCGGCTCGTCACCGGCTGGCGCGGTCAGCGCGCCATCAACCTGCCCGGCCGCGTGGTGGCGCTGCGGCAGGGTGGCACACTGGTCATCCGGCAGAGCGAGAGCTGA
- a CDS encoding zinc-dependent metalloprotease, giving the protein MVDWNLAAATATRLVRPGPEVSRQEARAVVAELRRHAKASEEHVRSFTGLTPQGPAADTPVPVLVVDRPGWIRANVAGFRQLLVPLLEKMHERRSKAPGGMVLGAVGGKLAGVEIGMLLSFMASKVLGQYETFAPPSAELPSAPGGGGRLLLVAPNIVHIERELDVPPHDFRLWVSLHEETHRTQFTAVPWLREHLEGEIHAFLSEADIDPSTLLERLREVGQAFASGRGDGAGEGGDGGLRDDDGGRGIVDLVQTPAQREVLDRLTAVMSLLEGHADYVMDGVGPSVVPAVGEIREKFQKRRQTGASRLDLVLRKLLGLDAKLRQYRDGARFVRAVVDRVGMDGLNRVWTSPNTLPTRAEIAEPAAWVARVHRPADS; this is encoded by the coding sequence ATGGTCGACTGGAACCTCGCGGCCGCGACCGCGACCCGCCTCGTGCGGCCGGGCCCGGAGGTGAGCCGCCAGGAGGCGCGGGCCGTCGTCGCGGAGCTGCGCCGGCACGCCAAGGCGTCGGAGGAGCACGTGCGCTCCTTCACCGGTCTGACCCCGCAGGGGCCGGCGGCCGACACCCCCGTCCCCGTCCTCGTCGTCGACCGGCCCGGCTGGATCCGGGCCAACGTGGCCGGTTTCCGCCAGCTGCTCGTCCCGCTGCTGGAGAAGATGCACGAGCGCCGCAGCAAGGCCCCCGGCGGCATGGTCCTCGGCGCGGTCGGCGGCAAGCTCGCCGGTGTCGAGATCGGGATGCTGCTCTCCTTCATGGCCTCCAAAGTGCTGGGCCAGTACGAGACGTTCGCGCCGCCCTCGGCCGAGCTGCCCTCGGCGCCCGGCGGCGGCGGGCGGCTGCTGCTCGTCGCCCCGAACATCGTCCACATCGAGCGCGAGCTGGACGTCCCGCCGCACGACTTCCGGCTGTGGGTGAGCCTGCACGAGGAGACCCACCGCACGCAGTTCACGGCGGTGCCCTGGCTGCGGGAGCACCTGGAGGGCGAGATCCACGCCTTCCTGTCCGAGGCCGACATCGACCCGTCCACGCTGCTGGAGCGGCTGCGGGAGGTGGGCCAGGCCTTCGCGAGCGGCCGCGGCGACGGCGCGGGCGAGGGCGGCGACGGCGGGCTCCGCGACGACGACGGCGGTCGCGGCATCGTCGACCTCGTGCAGACGCCCGCCCAGCGGGAGGTCCTGGACCGCCTCACCGCCGTCATGTCGCTGCTGGAGGGGCACGCCGACTACGTCATGGACGGCGTCGGGCCGTCGGTCGTCCCGGCGGTGGGGGAGATCCGCGAGAAGTTCCAGAAGCGCCGCCAGACGGGCGCGAGCCGCCTCGACCTCGTGCTGCGGAAGCTGCTCGGCCTGGACGCCAAGCTGCGCCAGTACCGGGACGGCGCCCGCTTCGTGCGGGCCGTCGTGGACCGGGTCGGCATGGACGGCCTCAACCGGGTGTGGACGTCCCCCAACACGCTCCCGACGCGCGCGGAGATCGCCGAACCGGCCGCCTGGGTGGCCCGGGTGCACCGGCCTGCGGACTCCTGA